Proteins from a genomic interval of Dendropsophus ebraccatus isolate aDenEbr1 chromosome 6, aDenEbr1.pat, whole genome shotgun sequence:
- the CNR1 gene encoding cannabinoid receptor 1 yields the protein MKSMLDGLADTTFRTITTDLLYMGPNEVQYEDTKSDISKLGYFPQKMALSSFQEKIIDGQSTPHLDPFNGSDFFNKTITSLKDGEDSMQCGNNFMDMECFMILTPSQQLVIAALSITLGTFTVLENMLVLCVILHSRSLRCRPSYHFIGSLAVADLLGSVIFVYSFVDFHVFHRIDSPNVFLFKLGGVTASFTASVGSLFLTAIDRYISIHRPLSYKRIVTRTKAVIAFCMMWTIAIVIAVLPLFGWNCKLLKSVCSDIFPLIDESYLMCWIGITSVLLLFIVYAYMYILWKAHNHAVRMLQRGTQKSIIVHTSEDGKVHITRPDQTRMDIRLAKTLVLILVVLIICWGPLLAIMVYDVFGKMNKTVKTVFAFCSMLCLLNSTVNPIIYALRSKDLRNAFCSMFPSCEGTAQPLDNSMESDCQNRHANNTNVHRAAESCIKSTVKIAKVTMSVSTDTTAEAV from the coding sequence ATGAAGTCTATGTTGGATGGCCTGGCGGACACTACATTCAGAACAATTACAACTGACCTTCTATACATGGGACCAAATGAAGTTCAGTATGAAGACACAAAGAGTGATATTTCAAAACTGGGTTATTTCCCACAGAAAATGGCTTTATCCTCCTTTCAGGAAAAAATAATTGATGGTCAAAGTACTCCGCATCTGGATCCATTTAACGGAAGTGATTTTTTCAACAAGACAATTACTTCTCTTAAAGACGGTGAAGACAGTATGCAGTGTGGGAACAACTTCATGGACATGGAATGCTTCATGATTCTTACCCCAAGTCAACAGCTAGTCATTGCTGCTCTTTCTATAACTTTGGGTACATTTACTGTTCTGGAGAATATGCTTGTTCTTTGTGTCATCTTGCACTCACGTAGTCTAAGGTGCAGACCTTCCTATCATTTTATTGGCAGCTTGGCAGTGGCTGATCTTCTAGGCAGTGTCATTTTTGTCTACAGTTTTGTTGATTTTCATGTTTTTCATCGGATAGACAGTCCTAACGTTTTTCTGTTCAAACTAGGGGGCGTCACAGCTTCCTTTACAGCTTCGGTTGGCAGTCTGTTCCTTACTGCTATAGACAGGTACATCTCAATACATAGGCCTCTGTCTTATAAACGAATAGTTACGAGGACAAAGGCCGTCATTGCGTTCTGTATGATGTGGACCATAGCTATAGTCATAGCTGTTCTTCCTCTGTTTGGATGGAATTGCAAGTTGCTAAAATCTGTATGCTCAGatattttcccccttatagacgaATCCTATTTAATGTGTTGGATCGGTATAACCAGTGTTCTCTTGTTGTTTATagtgtatgcatatatgtatatattatggaAAGCTCACAACCATGCTGTGAGAATGCTGCAGCGGGGCACTCAGAAAAGCATCATAGTTCACACATCAGAAGATGGCAAGGTGCACATCACTAGACCGGACCAGACTCGTATGGATATTAGGTTAGCCAAGACACTGGTCCTGATATTGGTGGTGTTAATAATTTGTTGGGGTCCTCTTCTGGCTATTATGGTTTATGATGTTTTTGGGAAGATGAACAAGACGGTAAAGACGGTGTTTGCCTTCTGCAGCATGCTTTGCTTGCTTAATTCAACTGTGAATCCCATTATCTATGCCCTTCGAAGCAAAGACTTGAGAAATGCATTCTGTAGCATGTTTCCTTCATGCGAAGGGACTGCACAACCCCTTGATAACAGCATGGAGTCAGACTGTCAGAATAGACATGCCAACAACACTAACGTCCACCGAGCAGCCGAAAGCTGCATTAAAAGCACCGTTAAGATTGCCAAAGTGACAATGTCCGTGTCTACAGATACGACTGCAGAAGCAGTATAG